Proteins encoded by one window of Clostridium perfringens:
- a CDS encoding ABC transporter ATP-binding protein — translation MSKERKGGMGGPMGRMGGGPRAVEKAKDFKGTMKKLGVYLKPYSLSIAIVILFAIGSAAFSIVGPKILGKATTKIFEGLVQKITGVPDASIDFGYIGNIAMILVALYLVSSLFGIIQSFIMSGVAQKVSYNLRKQISEKMDTLPLNYFDTRTNGEVLSRITNDVDTVNQTLNQSLSQIITSVVTLIGVLIMMFSISWIMTLATFIILPVSMVLISLVVKKSQKYFKSQQEYLGHLNGQVEEVYGGHNIMKAFNREEASTKDFDELNNTLYKSAWKSQFLSGMMMPIMSFVGNLGYVLVSILGGWLTIKSVITVGDIQAFIQYVRSFNQPISQMAQVANIMQSTAAAAERVFEFLDEEDEVKDPVNSVDPSEIRGEVEFEDVHFGYNEDKIIINDFSVDVKPGQKVAIVGPTGAGKTTIVKLLMRFYDINSGSIKIDGHDIRDFKRADLRNLFGMVLQDTWLFNGTIMENLRYGRLDATDAEVKEAAKAAHVDHFVKTLPEGYNMVLNEEASNISQGQKQLLTIARAFLKDPKLLILDEATSSVDTRTELLIQKAMEKLMEGRTSFIIAHRLSTIRDADLILVMKDGDIVEQGNHEELLEKGGFYSSLYNSQFEQSSAS, via the coding sequence ATGAGTAAAGAAAGAAAAGGCGGAATGGGCGGCCCAATGGGTAGAATGGGCGGAGGCCCAAGAGCCGTTGAAAAAGCAAAAGATTTTAAAGGAACAATGAAAAAGCTTGGGGTTTATTTAAAACCTTATAGTTTATCTATAGCTATTGTAATATTATTTGCTATAGGAAGTGCTGCCTTCTCAATAGTTGGACCTAAGATTTTAGGTAAAGCCACTACTAAAATATTTGAAGGTTTAGTTCAAAAGATAACCGGGGTACCAGATGCTTCTATAGATTTTGGATACATTGGAAATATAGCAATGATTTTAGTAGCTCTATACTTAGTAAGTTCATTATTTGGGATTATACAATCTTTTATAATGTCAGGAGTTGCTCAAAAGGTTTCTTATAATTTAAGAAAGCAAATATCAGAAAAAATGGATACTTTACCTCTTAATTATTTTGATACAAGAACAAATGGAGAAGTTTTATCAAGAATTACAAATGACGTTGATACAGTGAACCAAACTTTAAATCAAAGTTTATCACAGATAATAACTTCAGTGGTTACTTTAATTGGAGTATTAATAATGATGTTCTCAATAAGTTGGATTATGACTTTAGCAACATTTATAATACTTCCAGTTTCAATGGTTCTTATATCTTTAGTTGTTAAGAAATCTCAAAAATACTTTAAATCTCAACAAGAATACTTAGGTCATCTTAATGGTCAAGTAGAAGAGGTTTATGGTGGACACAATATAATGAAAGCTTTCAATAGAGAAGAAGCTTCAACTAAAGACTTTGATGAATTAAATAACACTTTATATAAATCAGCTTGGAAATCTCAATTCTTATCAGGTATGATGATGCCAATCATGTCTTTTGTAGGAAACTTAGGATATGTTTTAGTTTCAATACTTGGTGGATGGTTAACAATTAAAAGTGTTATAACAGTTGGGGATATACAAGCATTTATCCAATATGTACGTTCATTTAACCAACCAATATCTCAAATGGCTCAGGTTGCAAATATAATGCAATCAACAGCGGCTGCTGCTGAGAGAGTATTTGAATTCTTAGATGAAGAGGATGAGGTTAAAGATCCAGTTAATTCAGTAGATCCTTCAGAAATAAGAGGAGAAGTTGAATTTGAAGATGTTCATTTTGGATATAATGAAGATAAGATAATAATAAATGATTTCTCAGTAGATGTTAAACCAGGGCAAAAGGTTGCTATTGTTGGACCTACAGGAGCAGGTAAAACTACAATAGTTAAATTATTAATGAGATTCTACGATATAAATAGTGGAAGCATTAAGATTGATGGTCATGATATAAGAGACTTTAAGCGTGCTGATTTACGTAACTTATTTGGTATGGTTCTTCAAGATACATGGTTATTTAATGGAACTATAATGGAGAATTTACGTTATGGAAGACTAGATGCAACAGATGCTGAAGTTAAAGAAGCTGCTAAGGCTGCCCATGTTGATCATTTCGTAAAAACTTTACCAGAAGGATATAATATGGTCTTAAACGAAGAAGCAAGTAATATATCACAAGGACAAAAGCAGCTTTTAACAATTGCTAGAGCTTTCTTAAAAGACCCTAAGCTATTAATACTTGATGAGGCTACAAGTTCAGTTGATACTCGTACAGAGCTTTTAATCCAAAAAGCTATGGAAAAACTTATGGAAGGAAGAACAAGCTTTATTATAGCTCACAGACTTTCTACTATACGTGATGCAGACTTAATCCTTGTTATGAAGGATGGAGATATAGTTGAACAAGGAAATCATGAAGAGCTTCTAGAAAAAGGTGGATTCTATTCAAGCCTTTACAATAGCCAATTTGAACAAAGTAGTGCTT
- a CDS encoding PTS ascorbate transporter subunit IIC has translation MKEILDFCVSFFRNPALFMGLVVAIGLILQRKSIDAILKGIFKGIIGMVILLKGVDIVVSSITPLANAFSGLFNTQSNSTLGDFNVFLGQYGSYVGLILLCGFVINIIIARYTRFKTIYLTGNILFWYPMLFLAVGIENNVSGLKLFIFTLIMYILVITIFPYILRKHVKYVTGNDSFTIGHTASIYCLLGSYIGKLVGQKDKNIENLNLPKSLSFFRDTNITAAIVMFIVYIIVGLFIGKESRIAIYGSEPLITYSLIQGITFAAGMIILLTGVRMILGEIIPSFKGIADKLAKGSIPALDIPMIFPYGPNALLIGFIIALITSIGTLFLLGASGVLTFALIPLVVACYFDVAPGAIFANARGGWPAAIITSALGGIILMVLAAISLNLVSGTVGNFIQTYGGNEFSIWVIISDLVGKLFSI, from the coding sequence ATGAAAGAAATATTAGATTTTTGTGTAAGTTTTTTTAGAAATCCAGCTTTATTTATGGGGCTTGTAGTAGCAATTGGTTTAATACTTCAAAGAAAATCAATAGATGCTATTTTAAAAGGCATATTTAAAGGAATAATAGGAATGGTAATTCTACTTAAGGGGGTAGATATAGTAGTTTCTTCAATTACTCCTTTAGCTAATGCCTTTTCAGGATTATTTAACACTCAAAGTAATAGTACATTAGGAGATTTTAATGTATTTTTAGGTCAGTATGGAAGCTATGTTGGATTAATACTTCTTTGCGGATTTGTAATCAACATAATCATTGCTAGATATACAAGATTTAAGACTATATACTTAACAGGAAATATATTATTTTGGTATCCAATGCTTTTCTTAGCAGTTGGTATTGAAAATAATGTAAGTGGATTAAAGTTATTCATATTCACATTAATTATGTATATTTTAGTTATAACAATATTCCCATATATACTAAGAAAACATGTTAAGTATGTAACTGGAAATGATAGTTTTACTATTGGACATACTGCCTCAATATATTGTTTATTAGGTTCTTATATAGGAAAACTTGTTGGACAAAAAGATAAAAATATAGAGAATTTAAATCTTCCAAAGTCTTTAAGTTTCTTTAGAGATACAAATATAACAGCGGCAATAGTTATGTTTATAGTTTATATAATAGTTGGTTTATTTATAGGAAAAGAAAGTAGAATAGCTATATATGGAAGTGAGCCACTTATTACTTATTCTTTAATTCAAGGAATAACTTTTGCAGCAGGTATGATAATACTTTTAACAGGGGTAAGAATGATCTTAGGAGAAATAATACCATCATTTAAAGGTATAGCAGATAAATTAGCGAAGGGTTCAATTCCAGCTTTAGATATTCCTATGATATTCCCATATGGACCAAATGCTTTATTAATTGGATTCATAATAGCACTTATAACAAGTATAGGTACTTTATTCTTATTAGGAGCATCAGGAGTATTAACCTTTGCTCTTATACCACTAGTGGTTGCATGTTATTTTGATGTTGCACCAGGAGCTATCTTTGCCAATGCAAGAGGTGGGTGGCCAGCAGCTATAATTACAAGTGCTTTAGGAGGAATAATCCTAATGGTATTAGCGGCTATTTCCTTAAATTTAGTAAGTGGAACTGTAGGAAACTTCATTCAAACATATGGAGGAAATGAATTCTCAATATGGGTAATAATAAGTGACTTAGTAGGAAAGCTTTTTAGCATATAA
- a CDS encoding ABC transporter ATP-binding protein — translation MSKLIKYLKPFTASILAVIVLLFAQAMFDLSLPDYMSNIVNVGIQQGGIENAVPKVISKSEFDKLTLFMSKDEKEKVESNYTLLDKGNLSQSEYDEYVKDYPALEKENICKLNTKDKEIINELNPIMGKAMIVVGGIEEKGLQGVMGNPSLTGASDNSKANMEESAPKEGQIQGMPANTDPFFMIKNMPEAQKNDMLKQINEKFESMPESMVTQTATTFIKAQYTDLGMNIEKIQSQYILKTGGIMILLAFGSMIAAVSVTLIAARVAAGFGRNLRSKVFGKVVRFSNAEFDKFSTASLITRSTNDIQQIQTLMVLLLRIVFYAPILGLGGIFRVVKTDTGMSWIIAVALAAILSLVIVLFGLAIPKFKLVQKLVDKLNLVARESLTGMLVIRAFNTEKYQENKFDGVNKDLTRTNLFVSRIMGGMMPLMMLIMNLITILIVWVGAHNVNDGVMQVGDMMAFIQYTMQIIMAFLMISMVSVMLPRASVSGQRIAEVLETKESIKDPEKNDEFNKNKKGYVEFKNVSFKYPGAEEYVLKDISFTAKPGETTAFIGGTGSGKSTLVNLVPRFYDVTEGEILVDGTDIRKVSQHDLREKIGYVPQKGILFSGTIESNLKYGNEDALLEELEEAANIAQASEFINTKALKYAEEISQGGTNVSGGQKQRLSIARALVKNPDVYIFDDSFSALDFKTDAAVRKALNEKTSHSTMLIVAQRISTIMGANQIIVLDEGKIVGKGTHKELLENCEVYKQIALSQLSKEELSNE, via the coding sequence ATGTCAAAGCTAATTAAATACTTAAAACCATTTACGGCATCAATTTTAGCTGTTATAGTACTTCTTTTTGCTCAGGCAATGTTTGATTTATCTTTACCAGATTACATGTCAAACATAGTCAATGTAGGAATTCAGCAAGGTGGTATAGAAAATGCTGTTCCAAAAGTAATTAGTAAATCAGAATTTGATAAACTGACACTTTTTATGAGCAAAGATGAAAAAGAAAAAGTAGAAAGCAATTATACGTTGTTAGATAAAGGTAACCTTTCTCAAAGTGAGTATGATGAATATGTAAAAGATTATCCAGCTTTAGAGAAGGAGAATATTTGTAAATTAAACACTAAAGATAAAGAGATAATTAATGAATTAAATCCTATTATGGGTAAGGCAATGATAGTTGTAGGTGGAATTGAAGAAAAGGGCCTACAAGGAGTAATGGGAAATCCATCTCTTACAGGAGCTTCTGATAATTCCAAGGCTAATATGGAAGAAAGTGCTCCTAAAGAAGGACAAATACAAGGAATGCCTGCTAATACAGATCCATTCTTTATGATTAAGAATATGCCAGAGGCGCAAAAGAATGATATGCTTAAGCAAATTAATGAGAAATTTGAAAGTATGCCAGAGAGTATGGTTACTCAAACAGCGACTACTTTTATTAAAGCTCAATATACTGATTTAGGCATGAATATAGAGAAGATACAAAGTCAATACATACTAAAAACTGGAGGAATAATGATTCTTTTAGCCTTTGGAAGTATGATTGCAGCAGTATCAGTAACATTAATAGCCGCAAGAGTGGCAGCAGGATTTGGAAGAAATCTTCGTAGTAAAGTTTTTGGTAAAGTTGTTAGATTTTCAAATGCAGAATTTGATAAGTTTTCAACAGCTTCCCTTATAACTCGTAGTACAAATGATATTCAACAAATACAAACTCTTATGGTTCTACTTCTTAGAATAGTTTTCTATGCACCTATCTTAGGTCTAGGAGGTATTTTTAGAGTTGTAAAAACAGATACTGGAATGTCATGGATAATAGCTGTAGCCTTAGCTGCTATACTTTCTTTAGTAATAGTTTTATTTGGACTTGCTATTCCAAAATTCAAGTTAGTTCAAAAGCTTGTTGATAAACTTAACTTAGTAGCTCGTGAATCACTTACAGGAATGTTAGTAATCCGTGCCTTTAATACAGAAAAATATCAAGAGAATAAGTTTGATGGAGTAAATAAAGATCTTACTAGAACAAATCTTTTTGTTAGTAGAATAATGGGTGGAATGATGCCACTTATGATGCTTATAATGAATCTTATAACTATTCTTATAGTATGGGTTGGTGCTCATAATGTAAATGATGGAGTTATGCAAGTTGGGGACATGATGGCATTTATTCAATATACAATGCAAATCATAATGGCATTCTTAATGATATCTATGGTATCAGTAATGCTTCCAAGAGCATCAGTTTCAGGTCAACGTATAGCTGAGGTTTTAGAAACTAAAGAAAGCATAAAAGACCCTGAAAAGAATGATGAGTTTAATAAAAATAAAAAAGGATATGTTGAATTTAAAAATGTTTCATTTAAATATCCTGGTGCAGAGGAATATGTTTTAAAAGATATTTCATTTACTGCAAAGCCTGGTGAAACAACTGCCTTCATTGGAGGAACTGGTAGTGGTAAATCTACTTTAGTTAATTTAGTACCACGTTTCTATGATGTTACAGAAGGTGAAATCTTAGTTGATGGAACAGATATAAGAAAAGTTTCTCAACATGATTTAAGAGAAAAAATAGGTTATGTTCCTCAAAAGGGAATATTATTCTCAGGTACTATAGAAAGTAACTTAAAATATGGTAATGAGGATGCACTTTTAGAAGAATTAGAAGAGGCTGCAAATATTGCTCAAGCTTCTGAATTTATAAATACTAAAGCTTTAAAATATGCAGAGGAAATTTCACAAGGTGGTACTAACGTATCTGGTGGACAAAAACAAAGACTTTCAATTGCTAGAGCTTTAGTAAAAAATCCTGATGTATATATTTTTGATGATAGTTTCTCAGCTCTTGACTTTAAAACAGATGCAGCTGTTAGAAAAGCCCTTAATGAGAAAACATCACATAGCACAATGCTTATAGTTGCACAAAGAATAAGCACAATTATGGGAGCTAATCAAATAATCGTACTTGATGAAGGTAAGATTGTTGGTAAGGGAACTCATAAAGAACTTCTAGAAAATTGTGAGGTTTATAAGCAAATAGCTTTATCTCAACTTTCAAAGGAGGAGCTAAGTAATGAGTAA
- a CDS encoding PTS sugar transporter subunit IIB, with protein MKIMTVCGFGVGTSLLLKMTVDSILEEEGINGEVEASDMTSACGNSADLILTSKEIGEEIEGQVSGKLVYISNFMDKEEVKEKILKAIRN; from the coding sequence GTGAAAATTATGACTGTATGTGGATTTGGAGTTGGAACAAGTTTGCTTTTAAAAATGACAGTTGATTCAATTCTTGAAGAGGAAGGAATAAATGGTGAGGTTGAAGCTAGTGATATGACTTCAGCATGTGGAAATTCTGCGGACTTAATTTTAACATCAAAAGAAATTGGAGAAGAGATAGAAGGGCAAGTAAGTGGAAAACTTGTTTATATATCAAACTTTATGGATAAAGAAGAAGTAAAGGAAAAGATTTTAAAAGCTATAAGAAATTAA
- a CDS encoding MarR family winged helix-turn-helix transcriptional regulator produces the protein MNTIENLMGATEELYTLLLCLNRKVFSHDDIIKRLSIPPSHAKVIFHLHCGGEASVSEIAKNLSISKSNMTPIIDKLIQENLVERFTDPNDRRIIRVRVTEKGHEFCLKQREKTKKHLEEKISSLSPEELERIKDLAKELNSIFSKIE, from the coding sequence ATGAATACCATAGAAAATTTAATGGGAGCTACTGAAGAACTTTACACACTATTATTGTGTTTAAATAGAAAAGTATTTAGTCATGATGATATTATTAAAAGATTGTCTATTCCTCCATCACATGCCAAAGTTATATTTCATTTACATTGTGGTGGGGAAGCTTCTGTTTCAGAAATAGCCAAAAATTTATCTATATCAAAATCAAATATGACTCCAATTATAGATAAACTTATTCAAGAAAATTTAGTTGAAAGATTTACAGATCCTAATGATAGAAGAATCATCAGAGTTAGAGTAACGGAAAAAGGGCATGAATTTTGTTTAAAACAAAGAGAAAAAACTAAAAAGCATCTTGAAGAAAAAATATCATCCCTTTCACCAGAGGAATTAGAAAGAATAAAAGATTTAGCTAAAGAACTTAATAGCATTTTTTCTAAAATAGAATAA
- a CDS encoding HAD family hydrolase: protein MNNLKGIVFFDVDGTLIDCGKGLYKPSNKTKEAIKKLKENGYLTILATGRPMSFVDDGLKELELDGYIASNGTYIELNNEVILNDDIKLEKLKEIMDYCVEHNINFILEGQKTSYVLNNDVAKKMVENFSLPEESFTGDWTEEELSANKLVIVDNNKDDFKDIFERFKDEFVFMQHPGHSSYDMYRRGCTKAHGIEHLIKELGLIDKDTYAFGDGENDIEMFQRVKYGIAMGDAHETLIPHAYKQTENVPNEGIYKALLELGLI, encoded by the coding sequence ATGAATAATTTAAAAGGAATAGTATTTTTTGATGTAGATGGTACATTAATTGATTGTGGCAAAGGGTTATATAAACCTTCAAATAAAACTAAAGAGGCAATTAAAAAATTAAAAGAAAATGGATATTTAACAATTCTTGCTACAGGACGTCCAATGAGCTTTGTTGATGATGGATTAAAGGAATTAGAGTTAGATGGGTATATAGCATCTAATGGAACATATATAGAGTTAAATAATGAAGTCATTCTTAATGATGATATAAAATTAGAGAAATTAAAAGAGATAATGGATTATTGCGTTGAACATAATATTAACTTTATTTTAGAAGGACAAAAAACAAGTTATGTTTTAAATAATGATGTGGCTAAAAAAATGGTAGAAAATTTTTCTCTTCCAGAGGAAAGTTTTACTGGTGATTGGACAGAAGAGGAGCTTTCAGCAAATAAGCTTGTTATTGTTGATAATAATAAGGATGATTTTAAAGACATATTTGAAAGATTTAAGGATGAATTTGTGTTTATGCAACATCCAGGACATTCATCTTATGATATGTATAGAAGAGGGTGCACAAAGGCTCATGGAATAGAACATTTAATAAAGGAGCTAGGCTTAATTGATAAGGATACTTATGCCTTTGGAGATGGAGAAAATGATATAGAAATGTTCCAAAGAGTTAAATATGGAATAGCAATGGGAGATGCCCATGAAACTTTAATACCACATGCATATAAGCAAACAGAAAATGTTCCAAATGAAGGAATATATAAGGCTTTATTAGAATTAGGCTTAATATAA